CTCGCCTTCGAAAACAAAGCGGATTGTCCGGCCTCTGGAAGTCGTGTTGTCTATCACCTCGGCCACAAGGCCATTCTCGAAGTAGAGCTTGTTGCCAATCCGGATCTTGCGAGCAGGATCCACGATGACATCCCAGAGACGGCTCTCCGGATTAAGCTCACGCAGAAGGAATACCTCGATGCGGGCGCCGGTCTTTTCCTTATTGCCATAGAGGCGGGCTGGAAACACCTTCGTGTTGTTGACGATCAGGACATCCCCGGCGTTGAAATAGTCGGTGATGCTGCTGAACGACTTGTGCTCTATGGTCCTTTTCTCCCGATCGAGAACCATCACCTTGGAGCTGTCTCGCGGTTCAGCGGGGTACTTCGCGACTAACGATTTCGGAAAATCGAACAAGAAGTTTGAAAGCTTCATTGACGCCATGCGAGACTCGACGGGATAGGTTGGCGAAGGAAGAGGAGGAATTCGGACGAAGCAGGTCGGGCTGCGGCCTGTTCCATAACCATCGTCCCTGAAAAAGATTCAGGCTAACGAATAAGACGGAGTGCACATTAACCACAGCTTGTGAAGATAAGATCCGACCCCTCCCTGCACCAAATAATGCACACTTTCTTGAATCGCCGACCCGGTGCCCCGTTCGCCACCTCGGTTGAGCCCCCGGCCGAACGCGCAAGTGTTTCAGTTTTGTGCGTTTCAGACAGTGTTGCGCATCACATCATTACTCAGCGGTCGCCTGAGTCTCGAGCAGGCAGCCAGCGGATCATGTCCTCGACTCGCAGCCTTATGGGTCAAGAATCACAGATTGTCGGCTTTCCCGGCACAAATCCCTACAGCAGAACGCATGTCAACCCGGAGCGGGCCGGCCTGCTCCTGGACGCGGGCTGCAACATCACCGACATATCCCCATCGGCCCGGAAACTGATTGGATACGGTCCCGCCGCTCCCATCGACCCCTGCTTCTTCGCACACATCCATAGCCGAAACCTGGTGCTGGTGATGCGCGACCTGGCCTCCATGGCCTGCAACGGCAAGCGGCGCGCGCGGTGGATGGTCCGCATGCGAAATGCAGACGAGCAGTGGGTCTGGATGAGAGTGACGGCCCGGAAGATGGACCAGATACGGCCCACCGGGTTCGGCTTCGCTGTCGAGCTGGCGCACCTGGACGCGTAGACGTTCGTCTTGAATCCTACCTGGCAGCGGCGTCGATCAACTGCCCGAGGCACTCGGCCGTTTTCGAAGAGCTCTGGACAAAGCGGCCATTGATCATCACGGCAGGCACGGACGTGATACCGGCGTCCA
The window above is part of the Rhodothermales bacterium genome. Proteins encoded here:
- a CDS encoding PAS domain-containing protein — its product is MGQESQIVGFPGTNPYSRTHVNPERAGLLLDAGCNITDISPSARKLIGYGPAAPIDPCFFAHIHSRNLVLVMRDLASMACNGKRRARWMVRMRNADEQWVWMRVTARKMDQIRPTGFGFAVELAHLDA